Genomic DNA from Corallococcus silvisoli:
AGTGCCCGTGCGCCGCGTGCGTGGACGAATGGACCGCGAAGCGCACGCTGGACCCCTCGCAGGTGCCCGCGAACCTGCGCGTGTTGCAGATGCAACCGGTGGGCAACTACGCGCTCGCGTTCGTCTTCAGCGACCAACACAACACGGGCATCTACCCGTGGAAGCACCTGCGCGAAATCACCCAGTCGCAAGGGTGAGGTACCATCCGCGCCCTTCCGGAGGATGACCTCGTGACGTCGCGCTATCGGCTGCTGCAACCGCTGGCCACGGGAGGCATGGCGGAGCTGTTCCTGGGGGTGGCGAAGGGGGCGGAGGGCTTCGAGCGCACCGTGGCCATCAAGCGCGTGCTGCCGCACCTGGCGCGCGAGCCGGACATCGCGAGCATGTTCGTGTCGGAGGCGCGGCTGTCCATGCTCCTCCAGCACCAGAACATCGTCACCGTGCATGACGTGGGGGAGAGCACCGAAGGGCTCTTCCTGGTGATGGAGCTGGTGGATGGATGGGACCTGGGCGCGCTGCTGCGGGCGGTGACGCGCCAGGGGCTGCGCGTCCCGCCGCACCTGGCCGTGTTCATCGCGAGCCAGGCCCAGGCGGGTTTGCAGCACGCGTACCGCAAGCAGAGCGCGGGGCAGCCGCTGGTGACCGCGC
This window encodes:
- a CDS encoding DUF971 domain-containing protein, producing MSNFWDRIKPAPKPVSATDAKLSADGESLTLTWDDGATTTATAQVLRQQCPCAACVDEWTAKRTLDPSQVPANLRVLQMQPVGNYALAFVFSDQHNTGIYPWKHLREITQSQG